The stretch of DNA GTGTCTGTAATAACCTAGTTTCATTCTGGTTCTATGTGGGTGGATGATAGGTGCACAGTGATAAAGTTTACTTCATGAAACAAACTGTTGGTAATGCTTGTGGAACCATTGGTCTTCTTCATGCTATTGGCAACATTACCTCTGAAATCAAGCTTTGTAAGTTTTGTTAACATCTCTCTTTGTGCTTCTTCTTGAGATCAAAGGGTAAAGAATCATTGACGATCATCACTTTCTTGTTTGCTATCTTTCAGCTGAGGGATCATTCTTGGATAAATTCTTCAAAACCACCGCCAAGATGAGTCCTATGGAGGtttctatttcttttctttttactcttatatttgatatttttgaatACATCTAATTCTTGTTGTTTCCTTCATGGTTGGTTAGCGTGGAAGGTTTCTTGAGAACGATAGTCAAATTGAAGATGCCCATTCGGCAGCTGTTACAGCTGGTGAAACACCGGTAAAAACTCATACCTCCTATTATTACCAATGTGTTACGAATATAGACACATGTTTATTTAGATGTtccatttgtttttttggtttattaacGTTTTCCCCATCTTCAGGCTTCAGAAGATGTGAACACACATTTCATCTGTTTAGCTTGTGTAAACGGTACACACTCTcacagaaaaaataaatagctGTGCTGAAAGCATCGAACTCATTTCTTCCGAATTGgaactaaattatatattgcAGGGGAGCTCTATGAACTTGATGGAAGAAAAGCAGGACCAGTTTCACATGGTGCTTCCTCTCCAGCTACCCTGTTGAAGGTACTTAAACCCTTTTAGGCTTTACCACCAATACATGGAGAGTGATTCCGGGGAAATATGCAAggggttttgtgtttttttgatGCGTGTAACAATTCCTCCATTAATATCTGATGTGTATCTTTGGATGCTATTAAATATACAGGATGCGGCGAAAGTGATAAAGAAGATTATTGAGAAGAATCCGGACACGCTCAACTTTAATGTGATGGCCATCTCTAAGAGAACATGAGTCTCTTCTTTAGAAGCAAACCTCATCAGTCTTGTGTTTTTAGTTTATGACGATGATCCACATAGATTGTTTATCTAGGTGGATTCTGTTTTACTGCTTTCTGaatcttatttttcttgtttatgAAACTTTTTAACGTTTATGATCACCGTTTTAAGAGAATGCTTACATTTCTAGATTAGTGATACATATAAATCGAAATATAGAAAACCAACAAaccaaatcataaacactaaaccttaCAAACAATAGGCACAATAAAAAAGTCTTAAAAACATCATTTTGTAATGAAATTTAAAACGGTAAGTTTCAAAAGGGGAAAAAAGTTATTGGtagaataaataataaaattaaaaggttgacaaaaaaaatgaataaatgagaaaatttaataaaatttaatgtcgGAAGTTCTAAAAAGCAAGTAAATGATGAAAGTTTCACTAATTGAAACAAATTAATGTTGTTAGTCATAAATATATTAGTGACACTTTTGTAAATGTTAAATCAATTTAAGAGACCTCAAAAAGGTGTTTTAAGAGAAAGATGTTTTTTTCCTCCTcccagaatttttttttgaactagcCTCTCAAAATAGAAATCCAAAACATAGATTGATTAATTTTAGGGATAGAGAtgttcttttatctttttaatagagtttattttgatcattttgataCTTGTGGACTACTTGTGAAAGTTTTAGttctattttgaaatatttatcagtcatatatatatttatcaaactaaagaaaaaaaaatacgtCTAGTGGTATATGATATCTCGTAGTAAGGAT from Raphanus sativus cultivar WK10039 unplaced genomic scaffold, ASM80110v3 Scaffold1163, whole genome shotgun sequence encodes:
- the LOC108854906 gene encoding ubiquitin carboxyl-terminal hydrolase 3; its protein translation is MATVDESSSAKRWLPLEANPDVMNQFLWGLGLAPDEVECNDVFGLDDELLEMVPKPVLAVLFLYPLTKKSEEERIEQDKEIKDKVHSDKVYFMKQTVGNACGTIGLLHAIGNITSEIKLSEGSFLDKFFKTTAKMSPMERGRFLENDSQIEDAHSAAVTAGETPASEDVNTHFICLACVNGELYELDGRKAGPVSHGASSPATLLKDAAKVIKKIIEKNPDTLNFNVMAISKRT